The proteins below come from a single Methanolobus chelungpuianus genomic window:
- a CDS encoding type IV pilin, protein MSKANQFLDTEDAVSPVIGVILMVAITVILAAVIAAFVFGMGPPEQAPQASLRASATPIEGTGGVIYNGIKLEHQGGEQIVLASANTRISVNGTVVAYNTTMDNTFDAGEILYISKASGGVFYIDDIKNDTASTSIGGTGATASVKIIDVTSQQMIADMNVRF, encoded by the coding sequence ATGAGCAAAGCAAATCAATTTCTTGACACAGAGGATGCAGTATCCCCGGTCATCGGTGTTATCCTGATGGTCGCGATCACCGTCATCCTCGCTGCAGTCATTGCAGCATTCGTATTCGGCATGGGACCACCTGAGCAGGCACCGCAGGCAAGCTTAAGAGCAAGCGCTACACCAATTGAAGGTACTGGAGGCGTCATTTACAATGGTATCAAGCTTGAGCATCAAGGAGGAGAGCAGATAGTTTTGGCAAGTGCCAATACCAGGATATCTGTTAATGGTACAGTTGTAGCATACAACACTACTATGGACAACACATTTGATGCCGGTGAGATATTATACATATCCAAGGCAAGTGGTGGTGTGTTCTATATTGATGATATAAAGAACGACACTGCATCTACAAGCATTGGTGGCACAGGCGCAACAGCCAGCGTTAAGATAATTGACGTCACCAGCCAGCAGATGATTGCTGACATGAACGTAAGGTTCTAA
- a CDS encoding DUF5371 family protein, producing the protein MVKIVHAQTVLTEDELAALKKKCNESSTKEALSIAVQHYLECEYTNLDDKMWTKKLEKVVQKKKQKKV; encoded by the coding sequence ATGGTAAAAATTGTACATGCACAAACTGTACTCACGGAGGACGAACTGGCAGCTCTCAAAAAGAAATGCAACGAGTCCTCTACGAAGGAAGCGCTGAGTATAGCAGTGCAACATTATCTCGAGTGCGAGTATACCAATCTCGACGATAAGATGTGGACTAAAAAACTTGAAAAAGTAGTCCAAAAAAAGAAGCAAAAGAAAGTGTAG